The genomic segment TTCTGTGGGACGAAGGAAAATGGGCTTAAGTTCTCCCATGGGGGAGATGAGGATTTTGAGGAACTTGCCAGTGAAGAAAAGGCTGAAAATGATGGCTAAAACCAAAGCAATAACTGACTTAATCAGCCTTTCCCTGAGCTCTTCAAAATGCTCTAAGAGACCCATCCGGGCCTCAGATAAGTCGTTATTGTTTCTTTCCTCTCTCTTCGCCTTCACGATTTTCCAGTTTTAACTCTTTCTCAGCTTCCCGAAATTCACGAGCAATTTGAGCTGTAACATCCCTGGCAGCTTCCCGGAATTCCCGAATGCTTTTACCCAGAGCCTTCGCCAGCTCCGGAAGCCTTCCAGGCCCGAACACAATTAAAGCTATGAGGAGAATTAGAAGCAATTCACCGGGGCCTATCCCCATGAAATTCATTTTTTCTTCCTCCTCTTCCTCTTTTTCCTGTTGCCCATCACGAAACTTTCCTCCTTTTCCACCACAGTCCCCAGCACCCCGTTTACAAAGCGATAAGAGTTATCGTTTCCGAAAAGTTTGGCAAGCTCCACTGCTTCATTTATGGCCACTTTCACAGGTGTTTCAGGAACATAACCGATCTCATAAAGAGCAATCCTGAGGATGTTACGGTCAACACAGGGTAACTGATTTATAGGCCAGGCAGGTGCATATTTGCTTATAATGGAATCCAGTTGTTTGAGGTTGACA from the Anaerolineae bacterium genome contains:
- the tatB gene encoding Sec-independent protein translocase protein TatB; this translates as MNFMGIGPGELLLILLIALIVFGPGRLPELAKALGKSIREFREAARDVTAQIAREFREAEKELKLENREGEERGKKQ
- the nusB gene encoding transcription antitermination factor NusB — protein: MVSKKRDARVLALQALFEIDIVGHDPETVLQSRLEENPLPDELVQYFRRLVLGVIVNLKQLDSIISKYAPAWPINQLPCVDRNILRIALYEIGYVPETPVKVAINEAVELAKLFGNDNSYRFVNGVLGTVVEKEESFVMGNRKKRKRRKKK